The genomic region cgctgcgcgacctcctttttgttttgtttcgttGCACATCTCTTCTTTCGTTGTTCTTCCCCCATTGGTTGGCGCCACAGTGGCTGTTTCGGCGCACGCCTGTGCCTGCACCGCCATGTCCTGCGACGCGGGGTCTCTCATCTCCGTCAAGGGCAAGCGGGAGGGAGAGCTAGAGATTACGCACTACCCCACGAAGCTCACCTGCTCCTTTTGCGTGTCTCTCGCCGAAAAGCGGCGAGGCGAGGCGCTCTTTCTTCTCTACCGCCTGCGCGTCAAGGAGTCGTCCATCCTCTTCTCGAAGACGTACGGGCTGCTGGGCCATGACAAGGCGGGCCAGGCGCAGCCATCCACATGGGATGAGATTGCCCTTTACGCGCAGCCGGCAGTGATGGAGATGGGCAAGCTATCCACGATTCGTGTGGAGTACGTCACGATCGCCGAGGCTGAGGCAAGGGGGCTTATCGAGCGGGGtgaggtggagaaggagtTTTGCCGACCATTTTTCACACGCGGGGGCACGAGGCACTATGAGGTGAAGTGCACCTTCCACGACGCCTCGCCACAGACAGTGGACAGAAATGGCAAAGAAACACGCGGTATCGGCGAATTAGCCGGTGGGTCCCGTGTCACGAGCGCCGCTACGGCGGTGACACTGTTCACGGCGGCGTGTCTCGTTGTAGGAGTTGTagcagcgcggcgacgcggcgtcACCTGGGAGAGCGCCGCGCGAGCCGTGCATAGCTGGACTGGAGTGTAAGATCCATTATAGTTGATTAGCGGGCTCACAGCACTACTGTGGGACATTGAAAAGAGCACTATCGATCCTTTGTGCGACCAGACTATTCGTCGGTGTTTCTCACCGCACCATTACTCTCCTGATTCAATCTGCCATCTCTTTCTCGCTGAGTCtgcgcatcgcgcagctccCTCTGCTGCAGGAGAGCACACACAACGAGAACCCTGCCAGCACGTTCGCGCGCTTGAGGGAgaagcaaacacacacgaaaagaaaaagattTGCTTGCATACGCCCGTTTGTGTGCCAGCGATGTGGTTACTGGTCGAAGACCGGTGTATGCGACGCTCATCGGTTTGGCCTTTTGAGGTCCTCGTCGCGCATCTTTGCGAATCAGCGAGCGTGACTGtcaccctctttctctctccctgtatGGCGTGCAGCACTTTAACGGATTGAGGACAGCTCTGGGTTTTCTGCCACGCTCTGGCCTCGCGAGGGGTGTGCTTGTAATGCGCGTTCTGTGCGTCACGCGTTGCTGGCTTGTGTACAGTCGTTGTTTGCTGCCTTTTCCTTTCGTCCTCGTTTTGCTCCCATTTTGCTTCTCTTCAcgcgctggctgctgcttcttccgTGGCCCCTCTCTGCTTGTGGGCAGGCATGCTTGACAGCACAAGATGAGAGAAGTGCGCTTGTACTGCTAGCCAGTGTGAATGATGCTTTCATTGTTGTTGTCGTGGCCGGATGTCGCTGGCCCTgtgcgtcgcagcggcacacaccCTCTCTTGTCCCTTTCCTTTGCGGATGGACCGGCGCAccgttgcgcgcgcgcgcgggtcCACGGGCTCACATGGTTGTCCGCATTGATGGACTTGCTCAGAGAGCGatagagggaagggaggggagagacgTGCGGCTTTTCATCGTGTTCTGTtagcttgtgcgtgtgtcttcgTGCGTGTCTTTTAGCTCCTTTGTGTGTTGCCTCTCTTCGACTTCTCATTTCGAACAGACCACTGGGCGGCAACGCAGGTGGAGCTGTCATCGCAGTGATGGCGTCCTTGTGGGTGCGCTGCACGATGATGATGCCTCGCCACAGGCTTGCTGCTCTTTCCTCTTGCACGCGCACCACGGTGTACTCGTCTCTGTTGCGGCGGTGTCAACTCACAGCACGTCCTTCCGCAGTACGTCGCTCGATGAGTAAAGGGAGCGATCGCTAGCATCGCAGAGTCCCACAACATGCGTTCTTTGGcacctctgtctctgtgtgtccgtgctgctgtggtgaAGCTCTCTGCCAGCCGCCGTGCCGATTCCACGCAGAATAGCAGTGCTGAGAGGATCCCGGTCACTGTTGCCTTCAGGCTTCGTCCGCTGTGCGTGGCCCTCCCCCGTGTATACACCTCTCGCCTCTGTTTCTCTCCATGGCTTTCTTTGCCGCTTCTACTGCAGCCGGCGTTCCGGTTTGCAGGCACATCTGTACAGGGCGGCTGGGTGGCTCGGAGGCGCCGACAAACCTGTTATCACGGAGAACCAACATCACGCGCACGTACcatcacacacacccacccacacacacaaaagggaAAGGCAAAGAAGTAGTGGATATCGCGCCGCGCGACGTGCCCACACGCTGCAACGCTACAGTGCGTTCTTCCCATAGAAGTTGCCTGCACTCACTTACAAGAatatatatttttttttttatagAGTACACTGCAAAAGGACGAGGGTATCGAGGGCGCACGCCTTCAGCATGTCTTTGGTGTTAGTCCTCGAAGCCACGTACGCAACAACGCCTCGAACACGTACACCTGCACCAAGTATAGGCACTATTTTGTCTttcccgtgtgtgtgtctgcgcgcgcgcagtaTTGCTCCGGCTGCTTTCTCAAACGCACCAAACGAAGCGTGACTCAAAGAGGAAGCCGATGAGTCAACGCCGCgtcgaggtggcggtgcgcgttCGACCCGACACGGAATCGCGCCATAACTCGTGTGTCTCCCTCAATCATGCAACCCGTCACATAAGCGCGCAGGACGACACCGGCGCCAACGCGCTGACTGGGCGCCGCTCTTACAAGGAGGACTTTCTCTTTGATGAGCATGTGAGCAACCGAGCTGTGTTCGAGGAGCTGGTGCTGCAAAAGATGCGCGCAGCCACCCCAGAACACCCCGACACGCTGTGCTTCCTTGCCTACGGCCACacaagcagcggcaagacCTATACCATAGCGGGCAGTGAGCAGGAGCCCGGCATTCTCGCGCTCTgcgtcgaggagctgcttcGGGGCGAGGGTGTGGTCGAGGTGGCGATGCTGGAGGTGTATCTGGAGTCTGTGAACGACCTTCTCGCGCACGGAGAGCCGCGGCACATCCGCCGACGGCAAGGCATGCAGGGCCCGGTGATTGTAGTGGAGGGACTGACGACGTGCTCCCTCACATCTGTGGAACAGTGGAATGCCGTAGCCGCGTACGGCATGAGTTCACGCCGCACCGCGCCGACGGAGCGCAACCCCCGCAGCAGTCGTAGCCACGCCATCTTCACGATCAAAAGTCGCGGAGTGCGTCTCTGCTTTGTTGACTTGGCCGGGAGTGAGCGACAGACCGTCTTCTCCCCTCAGCTCAACAAGGAGAGTATCAGCATCAACAAATCACTCTCCCGCCTGAGCACCGTGCTGGAGGCTCTGAGCAACCAACGAGTAGCCCAGGACGGAACTCGCTCCTATGTAAACTTCCGAGACACCACCTTGACAgtgctcctgcagcgctaCCTGACCGGGGCGTCCATGACCACCTTTCTCGCATGCGTGCATCCGAGCGCAGACTACTACCAGGAGACGCTCAGCACTCTTCGCTACACTCAGCGGCTGAAGCGCATCCGCACCCGCGTCACCAAGGTCGATGAAGGCGAGTGGAGTGGAATGAGGGTCAGTGAGCACCAGGTGCTGCTCGATGAGCTGAATCGCCTACGTGAGCAGATGAAGGTGAGCGAGAACGTTACCAAGCTCGTTGAGGCAACccatcggcgccgcatcGCAGAGCTGGAACACACGCTGGCAAAGCAGGGGGGATCACATGACGGTGCAGCTGGTGCTTCCGCGCCGCTTTCGTCCGCTCCCAGAGAGATGAACGCCAGACGCGCGAGGGACACGCGGCGGGTAGCGGGCTGGCTGCTCAGCCGCGTCTTGGGCGATCTGCCAGAGCTGAACGTGGGCTACGACGATTACTTTGACGCCTACTTTCCTCCGTCCGTCCAGGTTATCGGGTACGTGTCAGCCATGGCGAGCCTCGTGCCGCGCATCGCCAGCGACGACCCCCTCGCATTTCTTGACGTCGGTGACTTGGCCATGGGCCTCTCCATGCTAGACGCTGGCGTCCCCCCACTCGTTCGACTGCACAAGTCTGTCTGCAGTGACCCGAGTAGCTGGGAGGGGTGCGAGTGGGATGGTACCCAGAACATGGTTTACGTGCTCGCCTTCTTTGAGTACCACCCCACGGCCATGTcctccgccactgccggGGATGCCGCTGGCATGGAGGAGGCTCTACCGTGCTGTGGTGGCTACACGAcgtccgcgccgctgctgccgataGCGACGGTGCTCTGCGTGGCAGCGAGCACGACTCGCCGCGTCaaagaggaggtgctgcagcgcctcgtcgacTTGCAGTGTGAGCAGCACGAGGCAGTCGCGGAGCAGGCCAAGACTGGCGCACGGTCACCTTCGCTGTCGTCGACGATGCTATCGTCTCGCCAAGCTGGCTTTCCTTCAGCGGCGTCGCTTCTCGACGCTTCTGACATGCGAAACGTGAGTGAGGCAGAGAgtgacgacgacgcctcTGCTTCCACTGGCAGCACTAGTGGTGGTGCGCTACTCGCGCTGGAGGCTCGCTGTCAAGCGGCCGACACGCCCCACATTGCGACACCGTttcaagaggaggagggcagcgccagcggaggctgcagctgcgactcgtgcgaagaggcgcgcgcagcgaTGCGGTCAGCCGAggtgcaccgccacctcgctGGCGAGCTCACCTCCCCTTCAaggccgtcggcgccgccgccacgagCGCGCAACGCGGAAGAGTCGGCAAAAGTGAGGGGTtgcactgcggcggcagtgtCGTCCCCGCTGTTGATGCCGGCAACATGTAAGTCATTTTCCCCCTTGCGGCCTTCCGGCACCTCGTCGGCGCCTTTGCCGCCTGCAGACGAGTTTCCACCGGGGCACACCAGTAAGCGACGTAACAGGACCGCTGGTGAAGGCAAGACCGTGAAGATGCAGTCGTGCCAGGGGTGCCGCTCTATGTGAGGGCAGTAGCGGCGCGACACCGTGCACAAACATCCACTGaatgcccccctcccctcccccctcccccgacaGAGTCCTGATGAGGTGCGCGCTCGTAAATCTTTGCGCTTCACTgctcagcacacacacgcacggcaaAGACGCACGCCTCTTGCGGCTTTCAACGTGATGGACCGCCGAAAGAGAGCGCACATGGGGTGCTGAGTCGCGGAGGattctctctgtctgtgcacTCCCCCCGCTCATGCACCACTTCCCCACCACAGAACGAGGAGAAAACGAGCGGGCGTAGAGCGACGTTGCGCACGAgagcgaagaagaggaagcgcTCAGCTCTGCCcttcgcggcgcagcgaagGAGAACTTGTCTTCCGCAACACCTACCGAGTGCGGCAGAACCCTCTTCGTACCTCGCCGCCAAGCCCGGGTGCACGACTGCGTAAGTGGTATGCGACATACTTCCCGAGTGCCGGCAGGAATGTCTGCACATGTGTCTGTGACTCTCatttcctttccttttatTCTTCACCCTTTTCTACTCATCGCTGTTGATGCCTTTTCGCGGCACGCCTTCACCGGTCTCTCACCCCGTTTCTGTCCCAGAACACCAGCACACGACACATCACGTCGCAGCCATGGCTGTCACCAAAGAGAAGAAGTCCTTCAAGAAGTTTGCCAAGAAGCACTTGGCCGGCGTCATCGAGACCCGCCGCAAGACTGCCAAGTCCAAGAAGGAAAAGCTTGAGCGGttggagagaaagaaggcGCGTGAGGCGAAAAATGCGGCcagggaggagaaggagcacATGGATcagctggagcggctgaaGGACACTGACCCCGAGTTCTACTCCTATCTTGAGGAGGAAGAcccgacgctgctggagtTCGGCAAGGAGGACATCGACGTCGTGGAGGAgaacgacggcagcgacgcggagacggagatgGACGACGAAGAGAGTCGCGGAGGTGAGAACGACGAGGACAACGGGGAGGCGGACGGCGGTGATGAagagggcagcgacggcgcggcgccgcgccgtggcCGTATCACTCGCGAAGAGGTCACGCAGCTGacgagcgccggcagcggtgtggaGTCATGCATCGACGTCTTCGTCTCCGCTGTTCGTGAGCTTGGTTATCAGGTCAAGGAGCACCCTCGGCCTCAGTCCACTCGCAAGTTCGAGGAGCCGGCTCtggtgaaggaggcgctggtgtcggtggcgcagcaTGTTGGCAAGCAGCTCAGCACCTTCATCACGGGCAAGGGTTCCTTCAAGTCGCACAAGACGCGCATGCTAGTGAAGCGTCTCCTCATGGCTCTCTCGTCTGTGATTGGCGAGGGCAACATCGACGCCGTCTTGTCCGCAAGCCTCCTTCATGCCATCGTGCCCTTTGTGCCGCTGCTACACTACGTGCGTGGCGTTACCAAGACGGTGCTGAAGGCGTCGCTGCATCTCTGCGCCGCTCCTGAGGAGTCGGTGCGCGTCGCGGCTTACATGGTGGTGCGCTCTGTTGCAACCCGCGCGGCCGGTACGCGCTCCATGTACCAGTCGACAGCCTTCAAGGGCATCTTTCTCACGCTCATCCGCACTGCCCACCAATACAACATCCACAACCAAACCACGGTTGCTTTTCTCATGAACTGCGTCGTAGACCTCTACGGCACTGACATGGAGGCCGCGTACCAGCACACCTTTGTGTAcctgcgccagctggccATCTACCTGCGTGCagcgttgcagcagcagacgcagaGCAACGTTCGCGCCGTAGTCAATTGGCAGTACCTGAatgcgctgcgcacgtggGGGGCAGTGGTGTCGACGTACTCGGAACCGAATCAGCTAGGGCCGCTCATCCACCCCGTCGTGCAGATCGCCACGGCCCTGATGGACCTCTTTTCCTCGCCACGCATGTTTCCGATGCACCTCCAGATTATTGAAGTGCTGAACCACATCGCTAGTCGTGCCGACGGGCTCTACATCCCTGTCGCACCGTACCTGCTCCGCATTCTGACCTCTCCGAGTGTTGCCCTCTCACACGCTCAAAATGGCGTCTCGTCTAGTGCAGACCGGGTCGACTTGCTTTTCACCATCCGCGTAAAGAAGTCGCAGGCGCGCAACAGTGTCTACCATCGCGACGTCTGGAACGAGGCTCTGTACCTCCTC from Leishmania infantum JPCM5 genome chromosome 18 harbors:
- a CDS encoding putative kinesin, whose amino-acid sequence is MSQRRVEVAVRVRPDTESRHNSCVSLNHATRHISAQDDTGANALTGRRSYKEDFLFDEHVSNRAVFEELVLQKMRAATPEHPDTLCFLAYGHTSSGKTYTIAGSEQEPGILALCVEELLRGEGVVEVAMLEVYLESVNDLLAHGEPRHIRRRQGMQGPVIVVEGLTTCSLTSVEQWNAVAAYGMSSRRTAPTERNPRSSRSHAIFTIKSRGVRLCFVDLAGSERQTVFSPQLNKESISINKSLSRLSTVLEALSNQRVAQDGTRSYVNFRDTTLTVLLQRYLTGASMTTFLACVHPSADYYQETLSTLRYTQRLKRIRTRVTKVDEGEWSGMRVSEHQVLLDELNRLREQMKVSENVTKLVEATHRRRIAELEHTLAKQGGSHDGAAGASAPLSSAPREMNARRARDTRRVAGWLLSRVLGDLPELNVGYDDYFDAYFPPSVQVIGYVSAMASLVPRIASDDPLAFLDVGDLAMGLSMLDAGVPPLVRLHKSVCSDPSSWEGCEWDGTQNMVYVLAFFEYHPTAMSSATAGDAAGMEEALPCCGGYTTSAPLLPIATVLCVAASTTRRVKEEVLQRLVDLQCEQHEAVAEQAKTGARSPSLSSTMLSSRQAGFPSAASLLDASDMRNVSEAESDDDASASTGSTSGGALLALEARCQAADTPHIATPFQEEEGSASGGCSCDSCEEARAAMRSAEVHRHLAGELTSPSRPSAPPPRARNAEESAKVRGCTAAAVSSPLLMPATCKSFSPLRPSGTSSAPLPPADEFPPGHTSKRRNRTAGEGKTVKMQSCQGCRSM